Within Capsicum annuum cultivar UCD-10X-F1 unplaced genomic scaffold, UCD10Xv1.1 ctg46474, whole genome shotgun sequence, the genomic segment TAGAGAGATATCAGTTGTGTTACCTGCGTAAACTTGGCAAAAAGTAGAGCGAACTCTTTCTTGTCAGGATCGTAGTTGTAGAAGTCGTATAAGACTGGAGTAGTAATGAACTGATGCAAAACCTTCATTGAGAAAAAAGCAAGATGAAGATGCATTCACTTGTTTAAAAGCAAGaggaagagtccgagcaacatagatttTAACGCAAAGTGTTTGAGCGAATAGTAGAGATACGTACGAGGATTACTGCTCCAAGAGAGCTACCGAAGACAAAGAGAAGGCTTCCGAGGCTCTTCATGACTATAGCCCCAAAAATTAGATGTTTCATCTGTGAACGACGTCATAAGTTTAGAAAGAATAAATGGGAACAACTGCTAAAACCATATTCGAATAAGAGCAAAGGCGATATGATTACCTCTACGTGTGGTACTTGAAATCCAGTATGTGTTGCGATATGCTTTGACAAAACATCGAACTT encodes:
- the LOC107868452 gene encoding uncharacterized protein LOC107868452 (The sequence of the model RefSeq protein was modified relative to this genomic sequence to represent the inferred CDS: added 68 bases not found in genome assembly), whose protein sequence is MALLSFLGRLLFVSVFVFSAYQEFNDFGVDGGPAAKALKPKFDVLSKHIATHTGFQVPHVEMKHLIFGAIVMKSLGSLLFVFGSSLGAVILVLHQFITTPVLYDFYNYDPDKKEFALLFAKFTQCLPLLGALFFFIGMKNSMPKRSSHSKKKAPKTKTV